In Candidatus Eremiobacteraceae bacterium, a genomic segment contains:
- a CDS encoding metal-dependent hydrolase, with the protein MDKKPIGMDLGALEITWCGHSTFAFKLPSGKRAIVDPWLEQNPACPPRLKRQESVDAIFITHAHSDHMGDVVALAKRHKSTCVGIVETCAWLGKQGVAETIGMNKGGTVETAGIKATMTHATHSCGIGDGDAVVYGGEAAGYVLTFENGIRIYHAGDTAATMDMKIIGDIYKPDIALLPIGGHYTMDPQQAAYAIRLIGVKFVIPMHFGTFPILTGTPEELRRQTSDIAGLRIIEMAPGQTLTGQLKIV; encoded by the coding sequence GTGGATAAAAAGCCTATCGGCATGGATTTAGGCGCGCTCGAAATCACATGGTGCGGACACTCGACGTTCGCCTTTAAGCTGCCTTCGGGCAAGCGAGCGATCGTGGATCCGTGGCTCGAACAGAATCCGGCATGTCCGCCGCGGCTCAAGCGGCAAGAATCCGTCGACGCCATATTCATCACGCACGCGCACTCAGATCATATGGGCGACGTCGTCGCGCTAGCGAAGCGTCACAAGAGCACGTGCGTCGGCATCGTCGAGACCTGTGCGTGGCTGGGAAAACAGGGCGTCGCCGAGACGATCGGCATGAACAAGGGCGGCACGGTCGAGACGGCCGGCATCAAGGCCACCATGACGCACGCTACGCATAGTTGCGGCATCGGCGACGGCGATGCCGTGGTATACGGCGGCGAAGCAGCGGGTTACGTGCTGACGTTCGAAAACGGAATTCGGATCTACCACGCCGGGGACACCGCCGCGACGATGGACATGAAGATCATCGGTGACATCTACAAACCCGATATCGCCCTGCTGCCGATCGGCGGTCACTACACGATGGATCCGCAGCAGGCCGCTTACGCCATCCGGTTGATCGGCGTGAAGTTCGTCATCCCGATGCACTTTGGGACTTTTCCGATACTCACCGGCACTCCCGAAGAACTCCGCAGGCAAACCTCGGATATCGCGGGTCTGCGCATCATCGAAATGGCGCCGGGCCAGACCCTCACGGGCCAACTGAAAATAGTCTAA